In Fragaria vesca subsp. vesca linkage group LG1, FraVesHawaii_1.0, whole genome shotgun sequence, the sequence CATTCGACCAGGCCTCAACAATGCAGGGTCTAGCCGCTCCTTGTGGTTGGTGGTGAACACTATAATCCTCTCATCTCCGGAACTTGACCCCAGACCATCGACTACATTCAGTAGACCTGAGAGTGTAAACTGCAATCATCATAACACAACAATGTCAGATTCTCAATGCCTATAATATAAACCAAATAGCATAAGATAGAATGTAACTACATAGTAATATATAGTATACACTTTTTTTTTTAAAAACACTCATGCAAACTACACTTATTTGCAATTTCATGATTTGAACCATTCATCTCCAAAAACAAAACAAAAACAATGAAAATGTACTGACCTTGGATTCAGCATCCGAAAACATCTGCATAAAGCTCTTGCTCTCTGCTGATTCCCGGTTTACAGATTCCTTGCTGCAATCAATATCCTCAAACACCACAATAGAACGATTCGTAGTAGACCCCAAGGCCTTCCTCAATTGATCGTTGCTGGAAATACTAGTGAGTTCCAAGTCATAAATATCAAAATGGAGATGATTAGCCATGGCTGCAACCAAGCTGGATTTTCCAGTACCGGGTGGACCAAACAACAAGTAGCCTCTCTTCCAAGCCTTGCCAACTCTCTTGTAGAACTCCCTCCTCTTCACAAACTTGTCCAAATCCTCTATGATCATTCTCTTCAGCTCCGGCTCCATTGCTATTGTATCGAAAGTAGCAGGGTGCTCAAGGTCCACGCAACTCCAACTGCCGGAAGATTCAAAGCTGCTACTAGGTCTTTGGACCGTGTCGTTAGTAGGGGAGTATTGATAGGAATTACTACGTTTAACGTTGTAACTATAAAGCTTCAGAGTCTTGTCTGCCTCTTTAATAGCTTGAGCCTGAGCCAACACATAAGGGATGTACGAGTCGATCACCTTATCTTTGTGTTTTCTGTGGAATGTTAGCTCAATCCGGGCACTATCACTTGTGGAAGTGGAAGAGAAGATCATGCGCCACTTTACTCTTATGTTTTCGAAAGTGTCGATAATTTCTTGGTCTGTGGCAACAGCAAGTTTGGGAGTCTTTTGTGTAGGTGCTTGGATGATACGAAAAAGGTTGGTTTTCGGATTGATCTTGGTGGTGAGATAGACCAAAGCAGCATCATAGACTTGGTTTTGCATTCGCAATCCGTTGTAGTCGCGTTTGCTAGAACCGTCGACGAGGAGAGTTATGTGATTGCTTTGAGGATCCAAGAGATGGTTGATGCATGATTTTATGTATTTGTGTATGTATGCTTGGACCTGGTGAGGTATGAAGTTGGTTCTCATGGATTGGAGCATAAACATGTAACCAGCAAAGGGGGCATAGGCCGAGAAGAAGGAAGACATTGCTGTGGGCATCGAACCTTGGAGATTCGGAGAAACCATCTTAACTCCGGTAGGTTTTCTATGTTTCGAGAATCACCAATAGAAGAGCCTTTGCCCTAAATATATGGGTGATTTTTCTGATATGTTCATATAAATAGAGACCTGATCGAATTGGGTCGAAGAATTTGGGACTTCTATAACAAGTTATCCTCAATTGTTGCGGATTGTGTACGTTTTTCAACTGTGTGACAATTTCTTCCTATATATTTAGTGAGAATTATATTCTATTTATAAAAATTAAAAAATTCCTAGTTCATGTCGACGCATGACCTTTGACATCTTGATCTCTACTTGTTAACGTTTTCTACATTGATCATTATTCTAGCTAGTTCATTATATAGTACTGGTTTGTTACTTTGGTTGAAGTATAATGTGCCGATCAATATAACAAATTTTTCTGTTCACAGCTATCCCTCGAAATGGAAATACAAGAAAAACCAACATGCAGCATTGCCTTGTCTTTCTTGTGGAGTGTTAGCTTATACTGACGCTTTTGATGATCCTCCAACGATTTGGTGTAGCTGTTGCTTGATCCTGGATGACTCCATGCACGTATAACGCCACTTGAGTTTGATGTTTTCGAAGTTTGTCAAGAACATCACCATCCTTTTTTCCTTCTTTTTTAACTTCTAAAGAGGGAATACTAATATTCTTGCTTCAGAGGTAGACGGCAGTATCCTGTTCAAAAAAAAAAAAAGAGGTAGACGGCAGTAGTACCAGGGGATAGTAACTTGACGATTTTACCCCTGAGATTGACTGGCTTTGTGGACATCCAAGGAGGGTTAGTATCGTAATAGGCAAGCAGCACGGAGGGGAGGAGAGAATGGACGTGAGAAAAAGGAGATGAAGAGGAAGAGCCTTCAGGATTCGTTGCCGCCCTATTCGAAGTTCTTTCAGGATCTTTATCTTCTCAAAATCTCAATGTTTTTACATGATATCATATGCTTGTGTTGAGATATCAATCCCATATCAGGAAATATAGGACTTTATCTGTGGTTTATAAGGGTTTGGGCACCCATTGCTAATTGATTTTGGATGTGAACCTCATACTACTTTATCATGGTATCAGAACAGGTTAGCCACGTCCACATGTGAAGCTCAAAGGCCACACGCACTCCACGGAAAATTTGTCACACGTGCGGGGACGTGTTGAGATATCAACCCACATTGGGAAATATGGAACCTTGCATGTGGTTTATAAAATTTGTCACACGTGCGGGGACGTGTTGAAATATTAATCTCACATTGGGAAATATGGAACCATGTATGTGGTTTATAAGGGTTTGGCCATCTCCACCCATTGCCAATTGGTTTTGGATGTAAACCGTTTTACCTAGTCCTCTATATATTTACAGAAACATATCCATATATTTGGTGTCAATCATGCATATATGGAGGGCTCCGAAGAGTCCTGAACGAAAACTCCAAACCGCTTTACCTAGTCCTCTATATATTTACAGAAACATATCCATATATTTGGTGTCAATCATGCATATATGGAGGGCTCCGAAGAGTCCTGAACGAAAACTCCAAAAAGACAAAAATCTTAGAGGAAATACAGAAAACTAAATTGCAGAATTTGAGAAATTCCTCATGGCCAACCCGGTCTTCTTCGTTTTCCATTTCTAACTCGAGAAATTCCAATTTTCTTACTCACCTTTCTGAAAAATTTGCTTATGTTGTTATCCTTTGTTTTCTGCCTCTTTGCAATTGCGTTTGGAATTTCAGGTTCTTTGTTCCTTTCATCCTCGATCACTATTACTTTGCTTTCTTCCCTCTTGCGTTTGAGTAAATTGACAACACCTTCAAGAGCAGCATCACCCTCACCCTCACCCTTCATAAGCTCCTCACAAACCTCTGCAGGGGTGATGTTTGTGCTCTCCATCAAACCTTCAATTTCTTGACCCAGGTGACGTTCTCCGGTGTCCTGAATGCCAAGGTAGTTCGAGGCTAAGGTCTCAAAACCTCTTGGGGTGCAATACGGCATGTGAATGTGCATGTCCATTCGACCAGGCCGCAACAATGCAGTGTCTAGCCGTTCCTTGTGGTTGGTGGTTAACACCACAATCCTCTCATCACCGCAACTTGACCACAGACCATCGAGGACATTCAGTAGACCCGAGAGTGTAACCTTGGCTTCGGAAACCCTAAACTTCTTGTTCTCTGTTGATTCCCGGTTTATGGATCCCTCGATGCAATCAATATCCTCAAACACGACAATAGAACGATTTGTGGTAGACATCAAGGCTTTCCTCAACTCTTCATTGCTGGAAAAACTAGTAAGTTCCAAGTCGTAAATGTTAAAATGGAGGTGATTAGCCATGGCAGCAACCAAGCTGGATTTTCCAGTACCGGGTGGACCATACAACAAGTAACCTCTCTTCCAAGGTTTGCCAACTCTCTTATAGAACTCCCTCCTCTTCATAAACTTGTCCAAATCCTCTATGATCATCCTCTTCAGCTCCGGCTCCATTGCTATTGTTTCGAAAGTAGCTGGGTGCTCTAGGTCTACGCAGCTCCAATTGCCACGAGTAGTCTGGTTTTGAATGGAACGTTTGACGTTGTAGCTATAAAGCTTCAGATTCTTGTCGTCATCATTCATAGCCTCTGCGTCTTTAATAGCCTCAGCCTGAGCCAACACATAGGGGATGTACGAGTCCATCACCTTGTCCTTGTGTTTCTTGTGGAATGTTAGCTCAATGCGAGGACTCAGATCACTACTGCAGTGATGGTCATCATCGGAAGGGAAGATCATGCGCCATTTTAGTTTAATGTTTTCGAAAGTGTCGGTGATTTCTTGAGTGGTGGTAACGGCAAGTCTGGGGGTCTTTTGTTCAGGTGTTTTGGTGGTTTGAAAAACTAGGGTTTTAGGGCTGATCTTGGTGGCGAGATATACCTCAGCTGCATCATAGACTTGGTTGCGCTGAGTCATTCCGCGTTGGCCACAAACGTCGATGAGGAGAGTCATATGATTAGCTTCAGGGTCTAGGAGGTAGTTGATGCTTGATTTCAAGTATTTGAATGATGCTTGAAGCATAAACACGTAACCAGCATAGGGAGCATAGGCGGAGAAAAAGGAAGACATTGTTGGGGGGATCAAGTCTTGCAAATTCGCGATCGGATAAGCCATCTTGATTTCCAGAACCTTTCTATGTTTCTAAGACTCGCCGGAGAGCCTTTGCTTTGTTTATACATACAGAGAGAGAGGCTATTAGAAAAGGAATTAGAAGCATATACCAATTAGAAGTCTATGAAAATCAAGCTAGACCATTTGCGTCCATAATACAAAGATCCACTAATCCTGGAACATTATTATGAACCGCATGATGTTCGTAGGAACCCAACTAAAAATCTGATTCTAAACCGATTTCGACATGAGACATAATTCGTAGGTACTCCACGTCCTTGATTTTCAATTTTCAGCCATCAATTTCAGTATCTAGAAGAAGAAAAAATACATAGCCCTATAAGTGTTGGAGCCATCCTTTAGTTCCTTACCAAAGCCAAGTTGGTCTATGTTTAGGTGTGAATCCTCCCCACCCCAATGTAAAGCATAAAATATATAATGACAAAAATAAAATAAACATGAACTTAATTATATCATTCATATAAAAGATCTTTTATCACTGGCCAACAAAAACATTCTCAAAAAAAAAAGAAAAAAAAGAAAGAGATCTCAACTCTGAAATTCAATTTCTTTCTTATTTTTTTACATTTCTATATCACTTTGTTGTTCGTGATTCTAAGGAGCTTTCCACATTACCAAATACCCAACCTTTTTCTTCAGAGTAATTATTCTTTGTACCCGGAATACCACGTGGCACTGTCATGTGGTGTACCCGGCTAATCATATAACTCTGATTCGAGTAATTATTCCTTGTACCCGGAACACCACGTGACACTACCATGTGGTGTATCCAGCCAATTATATAACTCAGATTCATGTGGGGACCAGCAAATGGTGGAAAAAAAAAAGTAATTAAATACATCAATCAGAAATAAGGATAAAACACTTGGACCAATGAGATTAAAGGGGAACATAAGACAGGTGGTGTTCCGGCGCGGGTACAAATAATAATTTCCCCTCAGATTCATGCGGGGACCAGCAGGGGGTGAAAAAAAAAGTAAAAGTAATTAAATACACCAATCAGAAATAAAGATAAAACACTTGGACTAATAAAATTAAAGGGGAACAGACATGTGGTGTTCCGGATACAAATAATAATTTCTCTTTTCTTCATTATGCTCTATCACCTTTTCGCTCTCACGCTTCTTACGTTTGAGTAAACTGACAACACCTTGAAGAGCAACATCAGCATCATCACTCTTCATGAGCTCCTCAGCGACCTCTGCAGGGGTCACTTCTGTGGTCTCCATCAACCTTTCAACTTTGCCACACAGGGGATGAGGGTTGCTTTCTTGAATGCCAAGGTAGTTAGAGGCCAGAGTTTTGAACCCATTCGGGGTGCAATATGACAAGTGAATGTGCAAGTCCATTCGACCAGGGCGCAACAACGCAGGGTCTAGCTTATCCTTGTGGTTTGTGGTGAACACTATGATTCTCTCGTCTCCACAGCTCGACCACAGACCATCTATGAAGTTCAGTAATCCGGACAGTGTTACCTGCAACATATATCAGAAAACACCATATCATATAAAAATTGTCCATTAGGGTTTTGCTACTAAAACTTGTTAGTGCTTCAATTTTAACATAGTAGTAACCTTTTCTTGCTTTTGGTTTTGGTAGAACCCGGAGTATGGATCTGGGGGATTCAAATCCAAGTCTCGGTTTTGAAAATCCATGCTACAATCAATATCCTCAATCACCAGGATGGAACGATTTGTAGTAGATAGCAACACATTCCTAAGTTGAGAGTTGCCACGGACAGAAGCAAGCTCCAAATCATAAACATCAAACTTGAGATAGTTAGCCATGGCTGCAACCAAGCTGGATTTGCCGGTACCGGGTGGACCATGCAACAAGTAACCTCTTTTCCAAGCCTTCCCAACCTTCCTGTAAAAATTCTTCCTCCTGACAAACCTATCCAGATCCTCTAGAATTGTTCTCTTAAGCTCGGGCTCCATTGCCAACGTCTCGAAAGTAGCAGGGTGCTCCAGATTTATCGAACGCCAAATGCCTAACTCCATGCCATGATTACCACCATCATAAGCATAGTTAGCATTACCATTACGGGTATAAAGCTTCACAGTGTTTTCCTGTTCTTTGATAGCTTTTGCCTGCTGGAGTACATATGGCAAATAAGACTCGGTCACTATTGCTGCGTGCTTCTTGTGGAATGTTAGCTGAAAATGACGCTTTTCCATACCCGATGAGTTTCTTATAGGGTAGCCGTTGCTGATGGTGGACACTTCGACGCACGAGTAACGCCAGATGAGTTTGATGTTTTCGAAGGTGTCTCCCACTTCTTGATCCTTTTCCATGGCAAACTGGATGTTTTTCTGTCGAGGAGTTTTGCTGGCTTGGAGACAATCATTGGAGGGACCGATCTTAGTTGGGAGGTAGACCTCCGCAGCTTCAAAGACTTGGTTGTGTGACAGGCCGGAGTACTCGTTGATTACTAGGGTAAGGTGAGAGGAGAGAGAGTTCCAAATGTAACGCCGGAAAAGTGAGTATAAGTATGGTCGGAACTGTTTAGGGATGAGTTGTTTCGCCACTGTGCGGAACAACATCAAGGATCCAGCAAGAGAGGCATAGGCTGAGAACAAGGATGCAGTTGAGGACATGGTTGCTGCTGGAAACGTTGTACTAAAATAAGTGTTGGAGACTTGGAGATGTTCTCACCTTATATAGAGGTCTGAGAATGAATCTATAACCGAATCTTAAGGAGATTATGAGCTGATGCGACATTTATTTAAGTAAATCTTTAAGAGGGGAGAAAATCGAGGCATTTGTATCCTAATTAGCTTTAACAGCCTCTAACCTCGTTAACCTTGTTAACCTATTCAAACTCTAACCCAACTCTAACCCTATCTCAACTCTAATTTTTAATTTAATTATATTTACAAAACTCTGGCGGAATACCAAAGGTCGAAGAACAACTCTCTTCCGTCTTCTTCTTCTTTTACTGTCTATTGTTCTTCTTCCCTTTAACGTTGTGTTTAGATAAAATAATTTCAATTTCCATAGAAATTTCAAATTCATGAGAATTACAATTCCATGAATTTAAATTTCATTAATTGAGAATTTCATTGTTTGGATTTCATGATATAGAATTTTAAAATGACAAGAATTGTATTCAGACTAATCTTAGTGAATTGACAAATAAACCTATACTGTGAGGAATTCAAGTCAGGAATTTAAGCTCTCAAATTCCATAATTATTTTCCTGCAGAAATTGCTAATTCCACGGGATAAGAATCCAAATGAGAAACGGTCCTAAGAAATTGAAAATTCCTTATTTTTGATTATATTCCCGGGAAATCACCCGCATCCAAACACACCGTAAGATATTCATTTTCTCAAGCACCATATTGGAAGGAGATCTTCCAAAACATTCAGGAAGACTGTTATGGTAATATTAAATGTGCTATAAGTAAGGATCAATTTACAAGCACCGGTTCAATCATTCCCTGGGACGCTTTGTTTAGGGTTTAAAACATTGCAGTGCTGAAAGTTCAAAATGCTGCTTGAACTTCATTTTAAGTTCAAATAAAAATCAATTGAACAATTTTTGTCTGGTGCTTATTATAGTCTTATACCACTCCGATCCATATAAAAGCAAAGATGACTGATTGAGAATTAACAAAAAGAAGGAAAGAAGATGAGAATTGCTTAAACCGGTGTCGCCTTCCGTATAATTTTACACCCTAATGAAATGCAATTATCTTCTGCCTACACTAGGAAGCTTACTAACATAAGATCCAGAAGCATCAGCACTGTCACTAAAATGAACTCTGCATAAGCTAAATCTCCAAGAATTTATGTGGTTCACAACTCCAACAAAATTGAGGGTTATCATAAGAGAAGTAACAGCTACTTCAGATAAGTAGATGCAATCCATAGTAGCAGATAAGTTATGAGTGAAGTTATCACCTCAAAACTCCTCAGTCCTTTGATGAAAGGTATGGGTGGAATCACAGCCACCATCAAGAAGGTTCCCACCAGCCATGAGAAAACAAATGCTCCAACACTGCATCAAAAAAACAAAAAAAAATGTATCCACTGTTTTCAACCTTTTACAACATTTTCAAGTTAGAAAGCAGAGACGACCCAAATTTAGACGGAAGAGTATATGTCACCATTATGGAATTGTTTAAGCAAAAGTTTCGAACTTTCAGTACTCTATAAAATTATCGATAATCTGTATAGGTCCTTACAAAAAGCTATTAAGCATTCATGATGTTTTGATATAATTAAACTATGTCCGGAATAGAAAAACAGAGAAAATCTGTACAAATACAGAAAAACGAAACAGGAATGATTTACATACCTGTAGAGAAAAGCTCGCCATTTGCTCTGCAGTCTTTCATGTATGAAATATATGGTGGCCAACAAAGAAATAGCTACTTGCAGGGTTGGACCTTCTTCAGTTGGGAATAGAAGAGTGAGGGCTCCCAGCAATACAAATGCAATGGAAGTTTTTACAATGAACTGTGTGGCTGGAGTGCGGAACCTACTTCTCACAGCCTGCAGAACACGGGACTGACCGAGGGACCTAACCTTTTTCTTAAAGTCGAATGGTGGGTTCTTCTTTGCATGATAACGTTGCATGACTATTTTTTCATATGCTGAATCAATTGCAACTTTACTTGGTTTGTGACCTGCATATTGTCGGACAAGGAATTTCCAGGCACCTTCAATTTCATCATCATCTGCCTCCCTGCTTATCCCAAGCCGTTTGTATGGGTCCATCACATTAATCCTAGGAAAGATAGCTTTACTTGCAAAAACACAATTAAGAAGAAGAAAGTTCAGAAAGCTAAATATTCCAATTCAATAACAGTTATCTAATATAGAGAATCAGGCTAACAATCACATCTAAAGACAACATCCATCATAATTAAACAACAGGAGTGCTTAAGTCGACAGACGCCATGAGTAGCGGGCATCAACTTGGATGGTTGCAGGTTTAGATACAGGGTACAATGAAACAGGTTACACTAACCAAGATATAATCTTTAGCATGTGACATCACCTATGAAAAACCTACTTTGGTTCCAGACTGTTAGGAGCTTTTACACACTAAAGGCTAATATGCATCGACAGAAGGCTAGTAAGGAATCATTCGGTTATCTTATATTCTTTATATTCCTACAAAATGGTTTGCGCTAGAAATGCTAGTAAAGCTAACATTGAAGGACAATCACCCGAAACACAAAAAGGTAAAAAAAAGTACCAGTTGGTTTATCAGACATATCACCAAATGAAGCATCCATGGCACATTTGATCACAGGAGTTCTCCTCGCATTCAATCGTTGTGAAACGCCAGCCCAACAACTTCTGTTCAATTCCAACAACCCAAAGACACACAGAAATAAACCACACTGGTAAAATGCAAAACCAACATGCTTAATTTCGACAGAGTTATACCTTTCGAGACGAAGCAGCACATTGTTTCCTGCAGGTTTAAGGGCGCCAGGGAGGTTGGAAACTCTTTTGGAGCACCGAGAAGCGGAACTTCCGAGGGGCAGTTGAAAGCAGCATCTGGAGGGAGTGCCCGTCAGCCCAGCTACAGAACTCATCACCATACCGCGAAGCTGGCCAATCGAAACAAGTTAAGCAAGGAAATTGCAAAATTATTTAATTGAAATTTTGAGCAGCTTGAATTATGGGTTTTGAGTAGCTGGGGAAGCTGATTCTGTTGTACTGTTCTAGATCAATATGGAGTTCACAAATACAAAGGCAAGAAAATCATGGGTTGAAAAAAGAGGGGTGGAAATAGAAAAGAGCACCTGATGAGAGAGGGCGGAATGTGAAGGAAGTGTTAAAAGGGTTTGAAGAGGAACAGGGCAGGCGTCGACTGCAATGGATATGAGAGACGCATAGAAAGAGGAAGACAAACGCTACAACACTGGAAAACCCTCTTTGCTGTGCCAAAACCAAAAACGGTAGCAAGTAAGTGGACAAATATTGATAACTGTGTTAGTGGACATCGGATCCGTTGTAGTCTAGTTGGTCAGGATATTCGGCTCTCACCCGAAAGACCCGGGTTCAAGTCCCGGCAACGGAATTTTTTTTCTTAAATTTTTGCCAAAATCATTCTCTTGGGAGCTCAAAGTAAATCTAATGTGCTCCTAAATAACTCTGGCATGCTTTGCCTACATTTTTGAATCATTGCGCCACCTTCCGATTTCCAAATGTTATTTTTGCTCCAAAAGAAGTGAGAATATGAGATACATCTGAGGTTTTATTCTATCAAAATCAAAAGCTGATGCTAGTGGAGTAATCAGTTGCACAGAATCTGATAATACAGAAGCGCAAATTGCCATACCAAACTATAAACAGGGATATATGTAGGATATCTGGAATTATTGACATTGTACTACAGTATTATGTTGCAACGCGAGAAGTAACTGGCGATTGGCTGAATATCTCATCAACACAATGCATTACAGTATACAAACTTCCATTAACATTTACAGACTCTACAACATAATTGTAGAAGTTCTAAGTACAATTTAATCTGTACAAGTGACTACAGGACTGTACAATTATCGCCGCTCCCTGGCATGCTGATGTTGAGACAGAATGTCTGACGATTTCACAAACTATACAAACCTCATCTGCTTCCCCATTAGCTGCCATCATCCAACTGGTGGAAACAAAGATAAGAACAATAAAGCTGAGTTAACAGAAGTTGAACTACACCCAGTTCAAACAGAATTTAAGATAGAGATTAGCCAAAAGCATATTCAGCGAATAAATAAGTTATTAAACATAAGATATGCAACCAAAGAAATGCTTTAGATTTAAAAAGAGGGCCACCATGCTTCCTAAAATCCCTCTCCCAGTTCTACATGAGCAAGCATTATTGATGATCATCAGATAGAATATAGAACAATGCAGAATGAAACATGTATTGCTCACATACCACACAACTTGTCACCATCATGATTGAAAGAGCGTCACTGTTGCAATGTAACCATTCTTCATCACCTGCAAATTATGGACACTATTATATTAGCAATCTCATGCATGATCATACTGCCTTGCAAAATCAGCAAATAATTGATGGGCTACAAAGGGTTGGAAGCAGGCATAAAAGTAACTTACTCGCAATGACAATTAACATAAACCAGATAAATTCAGCACTCAGCTCACCTCAAATGCAATGTTTTGATAACCATATACAAAAGTAGATCCAAACGGATTGCTTGTAGAACCTTGTGTCTGGATAGCAGCTCGACCACAGTCCCCAAGAATTTCCTACAAACAATAATCTTTTGTTACTACCATAGTCTCAATCATCATAAACATATACTTAGAGGAGTACAGCAACAACATATGATAACAAGGATACTAATTAAGGGAACTATGAGAAGGCAGTTAATTTGGGAAACAACAGAACTATGGGCAAATGTGTAACAGTTCGAGGAATGAAAAGAACAACATCATGCATTTCACTAAACCCAATTCAAACGGGGTAACGTAACATCATGCACTAACTAGAAGGTATCTAAACCAAAACCTTAGTCAACTAATTTAAGCTTCTAACAGGTCTCAAATTCAAATGGTTCTAGATAGTCATATTTGGTAGAGAGCAATTTACCTTCACATGCTCCCATTTTGTGCTAGGTGTAATCCTGTGTTTGCAGTTATTTATCTCCTGAAAAGACCCCCCAACTGCAGGGATGAAAGTATTGGTTATCACTGCTAGTCAATATGTCCAACAAGACACTTTAGGATCAGAAAAGAACTTACACTCTGAAGCAAAGATGACAAAGTTGCAC encodes:
- the LOC101301248 gene encoding probable mitochondrial chaperone bcs1-like codes for the protein MEPELKRMIIEDLDKFVKRREFYKRVGKAWKRGYLLFGPPGTGKSSLVAAMANHLHFDIYDLELTSISSNDQLRKALGSTTNRSIVVFEDIDCSKESVNRESAESKSFMQMFSDAESKFTLSGLLNVVDGLGSSSGDERIIVFTTNHKERLDPALLRPGRMDMHIHMSYCTPKGFKTLASNYLGIQDTNEHHLCREAEALMESTNITPAEVCEELMRGGGDSADDALEGLVNCLKRKRLESCKIEEEEMGKSKRQKPDNNASEISENW
- the LOC101301536 gene encoding uncharacterized protein LOC101301536; translation: MAYPIANLQDLIPPTMSSFFSAYAPYAGYVFMLQASFKYLKSSINYLLDPEANHMTLLIDVCGQRGMTQRNQVYDAAEVYLATKISPKTLVFQTTKTPEQKTPRLAVTTTQEITDTFENIKLKWRMIFPSDDDHHCSSDLSPRIELTFHKKHKDKVMDSYIPYVLAQAEAIKDAEAMNDDDKNLKLYSYNVKRSIQNQTTRGNWSCVDLEHPATFETIAMEPELKRMIIEDLDKFMKRREFYKRVGKPWKRGYLLYGPPGTGKSSLVAAMANHLHFNIYDLELTSFSSNEELRKALMSTTNRSIVVFEDIDCIEGSINRESTENKKFRVSEAKVTLSGLLNVLDGLWSSCGDERIVVLTTNHKERLDTALLRPGRMDMHIHMPYCTPRGFETLASNYLGIQDTGERHLGQEIEGLMESTNITPAEVCEELMKGEGEGDAALEGVVNLLKRKREESKVIVIEDERNKEPEIPNAIAKRQKTKDNNISKFFRKVSKKIGISRVRNGKRRRPGWP
- the LOC101301824 gene encoding probable mitochondrial chaperone bcs1-like, with protein sequence MEPELKRTILEDLDRFVRRKNFYRKVGKAWKRGYLLHGPPGTGKSSLVAAMANYLKFDVYDLELASVRGNSQLRNVLLSTTNRSILVIEDIDCSMDFQNRDLDLNPPDPYSGFYQNQKQEKVTLSGLLNFIDGLWSSCGDERIIVFTTNHKDKLDPALLRPGRMDLHIHLSYCTPNGFKTLASNYLGIQESNPHPLCGKVERLMETTEVTPAEVAEELMKSDDADVALQGVVSLLKRKKRESEKVIEHNEEKRNYYLYPEHHMSVPL
- the LOC101306081 gene encoding uncharacterized protein LOC101306081, with amino-acid sequence MVMSSVAGLTGTPSRCCFQLPLGSSASRCSKRVSNLPGALKPAGNNVLLRLERSCWAGVSQRLNARRTPVIKCAMDASFGDMSDKPTAIFPRINVMDPYKRLGISREADDDEIEGAWKFLVRQYAGHKPSKVAIDSAYEKIVMQRYHAKKNPPFDFKKKVRSLGQSRVLQAVRSRFRTPATQFIVKTSIAFVLLGALTLLFPTEEGPTLQVAISLLATIYFIHERLQSKWRAFLYSVGAFVFSWLVGTFLMVAVIPPIPFIKGLRSFEVITSLITYLLLWIASTYLK